A single window of Actinoallomurus bryophytorum DNA harbors:
- a CDS encoding fructosamine kinase family protein: MVGQPRVEAALDAGDRAALERLCHRLPDLLPDRPPCLTHGDLWAQSLMATPGGRPALIDPAVSYMWAEVDLAHVWSTSPPAEARRFFEVYAELTSLDGDWPPGQTQWT, encoded by the coding sequence GTGGTCGGCCAGCCCCGCGTCGAGGCGGCACTCGACGCCGGAGACCGCGCGGCGCTGGAGCGGCTGTGCCACCGGCTGCCCGACCTGCTGCCGGACCGTCCGCCATGCCTGACGCACGGCGATCTGTGGGCACAGAGCCTCATGGCCACCCCGGGCGGCCGGCCCGCGCTGATCGACCCGGCCGTGTCCTACATGTGGGCCGAGGTCGACCTCGCCCACGTGTGGTCCACCTCGCCCCCGGCCGAGGCACGACGGTTCTTCGAGGTCTACGCGGAGCTGACCTCCCTCGACGGCGACTGGCCCCCCGGGCAGACACAGTGGACCTGA
- a CDS encoding CHAT domain-containing protein, whose protein sequence is MKSAERRAEKLFEKGKAAYQLERYPQAIAAFESAIELVPNAPNSHFLLGVSRFNSGNIGGALIPFARCVYLEPGHRDARNGLGMALQSVGFSEQAAAHLARAAYEGNPQAPGTLAEMKMDFCRQCGGPLTTSLGGASPASPMSDCLRCAGEPPALTSPRQRTWSWAHRPPEDYRSQLSLPGAQLAQLGRDHRSRYARDGDADDIDQAITYLELAVATTVPVSESAERLTELGVAYRERFANHGLPADLDHAIDCHEQAIAIAPRAPGYHATLSSLGLAYSERYRHGGSAGDLDRAVALLDRALTSLPADPDHRTAILANAGMIYSRRFELSRTPSDLKRSVELLEQAVAATPDDHPRLAVRLSNLATAVEASDPGRAIALCERAVAATPDGDRRLYARLGNLGRCRLNRYDRTGLNTDLTEGLAALRRAAAATPDGDPELPSVLSQLAAGYLRAEPGRKGIDQLTVRALIGRLSTARNASPRARVQAGGNLGTLANAIGDHATAVEVLDAAVTLLPAVAAREADWADREHRFGEFAGLVSQAVAAHCAIGDPTGAAEIAELGRGILLAAQLDSRTDLTELDRQLPHFADSFRRVRDMLNVSSPGQAGNRAELWTRYENLVSQIRERPGFGRFLCTPQLLKLRHAAHGGTVVMVNSGREQADAILIGADGDPVPVPLPDLAPADISAMAGVLLSTIRASSGPAQLLWREDLKEVLGWLWKTIALPVSKALPPANGPQRIWWLPVGPLGVFPLHAAGHPGKPGALDAFVSSYIPTLRMLAYAHDRPPAGARRQLTVALAHTPGLPDLRGTIAEALNLVRDRPAIPPLLNWRASVDEVRAALPAATWVHFACHATADYGAPSKGGLRLNDGMLTIPEVSRLQLADAELAYLSACSTAHRSLVHADESINLASAFHLAGFRHVMASLWPLEDDFAADASQRFYDALKQGHSAADAALALHQVIRGLRTEYPDRPDLWAALIHSGP, encoded by the coding sequence ATGAAATCTGCAGAGCGTCGAGCCGAGAAGCTCTTCGAGAAGGGCAAGGCGGCTTATCAGCTGGAAAGATATCCACAGGCGATCGCGGCGTTCGAGTCCGCGATCGAGCTTGTACCCAACGCGCCGAACAGCCATTTCCTCCTCGGTGTCAGCCGGTTCAATTCCGGGAATATCGGAGGCGCGCTGATTCCTTTCGCACGATGTGTTTATCTCGAGCCGGGCCACCGCGATGCTCGTAACGGCCTAGGCATGGCCCTTCAATCGGTCGGATTTTCCGAGCAAGCCGCAGCCCACTTGGCGCGGGCCGCATACGAGGGCAACCCTCAGGCCCCGGGCACTCTGGCCGAGATGAAAATGGATTTCTGTCGCCAGTGCGGTGGACCGCTGACTACTTCCCTCGGCGGCGCGTCGCCTGCCTCGCCGATGAGCGACTGTCTGCGCTGCGCGGGCGAACCGCCCGCACTCACCTCACCCCGCCAACGCACCTGGTCATGGGCTCACCGACCCCCAGAGGACTACCGGTCGCAGCTGTCCCTGCCGGGCGCCCAGCTGGCCCAGCTCGGCCGTGATCACAGATCACGCTACGCACGCGACGGCGATGCCGACGACATCGACCAGGCGATCACATATCTCGAGCTAGCTGTGGCCACGACCGTGCCGGTGTCCGAGAGCGCGGAAAGGCTGACCGAGCTGGGCGTGGCCTACCGTGAGCGGTTCGCGAATCACGGACTGCCCGCCGACCTGGACCACGCGATCGACTGCCACGAGCAGGCGATCGCGATAGCCCCGCGGGCGCCCGGCTACCATGCCACGCTGTCCAGCCTCGGCCTCGCCTACAGCGAGCGCTACCGACACGGAGGCTCCGCCGGTGACCTGGACCGGGCGGTCGCCCTGCTGGACCGGGCACTGACGAGCCTGCCGGCCGACCCCGACCACCGGACTGCCATTCTGGCCAACGCCGGCATGATCTACTCACGTCGCTTCGAGCTCAGCAGGACACCAAGCGACCTCAAACGTTCCGTCGAACTGCTTGAGCAGGCGGTGGCCGCTACCCCGGACGATCATCCGAGACTGGCGGTGCGGCTGTCCAACCTCGCCACCGCCGTCGAGGCCAGCGATCCGGGCCGGGCGATCGCGCTGTGCGAACGCGCCGTGGCCGCCACCCCAGATGGCGACCGGCGCCTGTACGCCCGACTGGGCAACCTCGGCAGGTGCCGCCTTAACCGCTACGATCGAACCGGCCTGAACACTGACTTGACCGAGGGGCTTGCGGCGCTGCGACGGGCGGCGGCGGCCACCCCGGACGGGGATCCGGAACTGCCCTCCGTGCTCTCCCAGCTCGCGGCCGGTTACCTGCGGGCTGAGCCAGGCAGGAAAGGCATCGATCAGCTTACGGTGCGCGCCCTCATCGGCCGGCTGTCCACCGCACGGAACGCCTCGCCTAGAGCCCGGGTCCAAGCCGGAGGAAACCTTGGCACGCTCGCGAATGCGATAGGTGACCACGCCACCGCAGTGGAGGTGCTGGACGCGGCGGTGACGTTGCTTCCCGCCGTCGCCGCGCGAGAAGCCGACTGGGCGGACCGAGAGCACCGCTTCGGTGAGTTTGCCGGGTTGGTGAGCCAGGCCGTCGCCGCGCACTGCGCGATCGGCGACCCGACCGGTGCGGCCGAGATCGCGGAGTTGGGTAGGGGAATCCTGCTTGCCGCACAGCTGGACTCTCGCACCGACCTCACCGAACTCGACCGGCAACTGCCCCATTTCGCAGACTCCTTTCGCCGGGTCCGGGACATGCTCAACGTGTCTTCGCCCGGCCAGGCCGGGAACCGGGCAGAGTTGTGGACCCGCTATGAGAACCTGGTCAGCCAGATCCGCGAACGGCCCGGCTTCGGCCGCTTCCTGTGCACGCCGCAGCTGCTCAAACTACGGCACGCTGCCCACGGTGGCACTGTCGTCATGGTCAATTCGGGCCGCGAGCAAGCTGACGCCATCCTCATCGGCGCTGACGGCGATCCCGTACCGGTCCCCCTACCGGACTTGGCACCGGCCGATATCTCCGCCATGGCCGGGGTGCTCCTTTCCACCATTCGCGCGTCTAGCGGCCCGGCTCAGCTGCTGTGGCGAGAAGACCTCAAGGAGGTTCTCGGATGGCTGTGGAAGACGATTGCGCTGCCGGTGAGCAAGGCTTTACCCCCTGCGAACGGACCACAGCGGATATGGTGGCTCCCCGTCGGCCCACTCGGGGTGTTCCCGTTACATGCCGCCGGACATCCCGGTAAGCCCGGCGCGCTGGACGCCTTCGTCTCCTCCTACATCCCGACGCTGCGGATGCTCGCGTACGCACACGACCGACCCCCAGCGGGTGCCCGGCGCCAGCTCACCGTCGCGCTGGCCCACACGCCCGGACTGCCCGACCTTCGTGGCACCATCGCAGAGGCCCTCAACCTGGTGCGCGACCGGCCCGCCATCCCGCCACTGCTGAACTGGCGGGCATCCGTCGACGAAGTGCGCGCCGCCCTGCCCGCCGCTACCTGGGTGCACTTCGCCTGCCACGCCACCGCCGACTATGGCGCACCGTCCAAGGGCGGGCTGCGCCTCAACGACGGCATGCTGACGATCCCGGAAGTGAGCCGACTCCAACTGGCCGACGCGGAGCTGGCATACCTGTCCGCCTGCTCGACCGCCCATCGCAGCCTGGTCCACGCCGATGAGTCCATCAACCTTGCCTCTGCGTTCCACCTGGCCGGCTTCCGTCATGTCATGGCCAGCCTCTGGCCGCTGGAGGACGACTTCGCTGCCGATGCCTCGCAGCGCTTCTACGATGCTCTCAAGCAAGGGCATTCCGCGGCGGACGCTGCCCTGGCTTTGCACCAGGTCATCAGGGGGCTACGCACCGAATATCCCGATCGCCCTGATCTCTGGGCGGCCCTGATCCACAGCGGGCCTTAA
- a CDS encoding penicillin-binding transpeptidase domain-containing protein, whose translation MRRVRGVAALTGALLVTTAVSGCFAEPSPLPTVRDFLVAWQNGNYSGAAKQTNGDRKAVAGALEALPGQLDLASLHLALGHVRKDGDDATAQFEVQIDLGDNGPPWDYGSQMRLHRSGGQWKVVWSPSIIHPKLGKGQRLAVVTETLPRAYIQDSKGRPLTKKTKVEIFGVLPGQLAKPEATLDRLSKITNLDKDRVLGRVRSAPPQEFLPLVTLQLPDQVEEAAQLLQVPGVQARTRYLQIAPTAAGDVVGKLGPATAVLLQQVGAPYQPGDTIGVSGLQVLDQRRLAGTPTVKVVAQGPSGSGSQVLYELPGAPRQPVSTTIDQRVQVAAEKALQGVHGAASLAVVHQATGEILAAANHGTNGKNLAFEAHYPPGMTFSMVTTQALLGYHQKVGAKVPCPSTYKVGDEVFHGKASSKATFSSNFVRNCPTAFASLYRSLTYQDLRTSASRFGIGVPWTLPLPSFPGSVPPSANAADQAAAMVGEGHIEVSPLSMALAVRAVYSGTWKPPSLLKDPSPPQPIQPRSLDSDSISALLPLLRASVKSGPGRAANLSGSPVSGVAATVPYGSGKTVSWFVGFRGSYAFALAVEGKVNAAAVAAKFLRGT comes from the coding sequence ATGCGAAGGGTCCGTGGGGTGGCCGCCCTTACCGGGGCGCTGCTGGTCACGACTGCTGTCTCGGGCTGCTTCGCGGAGCCCTCGCCACTTCCGACGGTCCGCGACTTCCTGGTGGCCTGGCAGAACGGCAACTACTCCGGCGCCGCCAAGCAGACCAACGGCGACCGCAAGGCCGTCGCGGGAGCGCTCGAGGCGCTCCCCGGCCAGCTCGACCTCGCCTCACTGCACCTGGCGCTCGGCCACGTCCGCAAGGACGGCGACGACGCCACCGCGCAGTTCGAGGTCCAGATCGACCTCGGCGACAACGGTCCGCCGTGGGACTACGGCAGCCAGATGCGCCTGCACCGCTCGGGAGGGCAGTGGAAGGTCGTGTGGAGCCCGTCGATCATTCATCCGAAGCTCGGTAAGGGGCAACGGCTGGCGGTCGTCACGGAGACGCTGCCGCGGGCCTACATCCAGGACTCCAAGGGCCGGCCGCTGACCAAGAAGACCAAGGTGGAGATCTTCGGCGTACTGCCCGGCCAGCTGGCCAAGCCGGAGGCGACACTCGACCGCCTCTCCAAGATCACGAACCTGGACAAGGACCGGGTCCTCGGGCGCGTACGCTCGGCGCCGCCACAGGAGTTCCTCCCGCTGGTGACGCTTCAGCTGCCCGACCAGGTCGAGGAGGCGGCCCAGCTGCTGCAGGTGCCGGGCGTACAGGCACGTACGCGCTATCTCCAGATCGCTCCTACCGCCGCCGGCGACGTCGTCGGCAAGCTCGGCCCGGCCACGGCGGTCCTGCTTCAGCAGGTCGGCGCCCCGTACCAGCCGGGCGACACGATCGGAGTGTCCGGACTCCAGGTGCTCGACCAGCGCAGACTCGCCGGCACCCCGACCGTCAAGGTGGTCGCCCAGGGGCCGTCGGGATCGGGCAGCCAGGTGCTGTACGAGCTGCCGGGCGCCCCTCGCCAGCCGGTGAGCACGACGATCGACCAGCGGGTCCAGGTGGCCGCGGAGAAGGCACTGCAGGGTGTGCACGGGGCGGCGTCGCTGGCCGTCGTGCACCAGGCGACCGGAGAGATCCTGGCCGCCGCCAACCACGGGACGAACGGCAAGAACCTGGCGTTCGAGGCCCACTACCCGCCGGGGATGACCTTCAGCATGGTGACCACCCAGGCGCTGCTGGGCTACCACCAGAAGGTCGGCGCCAAGGTGCCGTGCCCGTCGACGTACAAGGTCGGCGACGAGGTGTTCCACGGCAAGGCGTCGAGCAAGGCGACGTTCTCGAGCAACTTCGTCCGCAACTGCCCGACGGCGTTCGCGTCGCTGTACCGCTCCCTGACCTATCAGGACCTGCGGACGAGCGCGTCGCGCTTCGGCATCGGCGTGCCGTGGACGCTGCCGCTGCCGTCCTTCCCGGGCTCGGTCCCGCCGTCGGCCAACGCCGCCGACCAGGCGGCCGCCATGGTGGGCGAGGGCCACATCGAGGTGAGCCCACTGTCGATGGCACTGGCCGTCCGTGCGGTGTACAGCGGCACCTGGAAACCCCCGAGCCTGCTGAAGGACCCGTCGCCGCCACAGCCGATCCAGCCGCGGTCACTCGACTCGGACTCGATCTCGGCGCTGCTGCCGCTGCTGCGCGCATCGGTCAAGAGCGGCCCGGGCCGAGCCGCCAACCTGTCCGGCTCGCCGGTCAGCGGCGTCGCGGCCACGGTGCCGTACGGCTCGGGGAAGACGGTGTCGTGGTTCGTCGGCTTCCGCGGGTCTTACGCCTTCGCCCTGGCCGTGGAGGGCAAGGTCAACGCCGCGGCCGTGGCGGCGAAGTTCCTGCGCGGGACCTAG
- a CDS encoding S41 family peptidase: MIVGSRTFGRGSVREPLWRAGGSATGLTVGRHRTPRGRSLDGFRIEPDMAVDPDRLPRKAERCAHTMVRGLPAALPTKDRG, encoded by the coding sequence ATGATCGTCGGATCGCGTACCTTCGGAAGGGGATCGGTTCGAGAGCCGTTGTGGCGGGCCGGCGGTTCCGCGACCGGACTCACTGTCGGTCGCCATCGGACACCGCGTGGTCGTAGCCTCGACGGATTCCGGATCGAGCCCGATATGGCGGTCGACCCGGACCGTCTACCCCGGAAGGCCGAGCGGTGCGCGCACACGATGGTGCGCGGGCTGCCGGCCGCCCTGCCGACGAAAGACCGAGGCTGA
- the smpB gene encoding SsrA-binding protein SmpB, translating into MPREQGRKLIAQNKRARHDYHIDDTYEAGLVLTGTEVKSLRAGRANLTDGYAHIRDGEVWLEGVHIPEYTQGTWTNHATRRPRKLLLHRREIGKLIGTMNESGWTIIPLSLYFKDGRAKVEIATARGKRTYDKRQALAKRDADREMERARVARFKRR; encoded by the coding sequence GTGCCACGCGAACAAGGGCGCAAGCTCATCGCGCAGAACAAGCGCGCGCGTCACGACTACCACATAGACGACACCTACGAGGCCGGCCTCGTGCTCACCGGCACCGAGGTGAAGTCGCTGCGCGCTGGCCGTGCCAACCTCACGGACGGGTACGCTCACATCCGCGACGGTGAAGTCTGGCTCGAGGGGGTCCACATTCCCGAGTACACGCAGGGAACCTGGACCAACCACGCCACCCGCCGCCCGCGCAAGCTATTGCTGCACCGGCGGGAGATCGGCAAGCTGATCGGCACGATGAACGAGTCCGGGTGGACCATCATCCCGCTGTCCTTGTACTTCAAGGACGGAAGGGCCAAGGTCGAGATCGCGACGGCGCGCGGCAAGCGCACCTACGACAAGCGGCAGGCCCTTGCCAAACGGGACGCGGACCGCGAGATGGAACGCGCCCGAGTGGCACGGTTCAAGAGGCGCTGA